In Castor canadensis chromosome 11, mCasCan1.hap1v2, whole genome shotgun sequence, a single genomic region encodes these proteins:
- the LOC109687315 gene encoding amine oxidase [copper-containing] 3-like yields MDVFILLYLASVLVTGIGEDGAGGRKGTERESKLHGPCIPPSAQPWTHPGQSQLFADLSPEELTAVMNFLTQQLGPGLVDAAQAQPSDNCVFSVELQLPTKVEALAHLDRGGPPPAREALAIVFFGGQPQPNVSELVVGPLPHPSYIRDVTVERHGGPVPYYRRPVLAREYLDIDQMIFDRELPQAAGLLHHCCFYKHQGRNLVTMNTAPRGLKSGDRATWFGLYYNLSGTGFYLHPVGLELLVDHKALDPAHWTIQKVFYQGRYYESLAQLEDQFEAGLVNVVLIPNNGTGGSWSLKSPVPPGPAPPLQFHPQGPRFSIQGSQVTSSLWTFSFGLGAFSGLRIFDIRFQGERVAYEVSVQEALAVYGGNSPASLRSRYTDGGFGLGHFSSPLTRGVDCPYLATFVDWHFLLESQVPKTLRDAFCVFEQNQGLPLRRHHSDVHSRYFGGLVETVLVIRSVSTMLNYDYVWDMVFYHNGAIEVKVHATGYISSAFLFGAAQRYGNRVGEHTLGTVHTHSAHFKVDLDVAGLENWVWEEDMAFVPTAVPWNPEHQIQRLQVTRKVLETEEQAAFPLGGAIPRYLYLASNHRNKWGHPRGYRIQMLSFAGEPVPQDSSMERAFSWGRYQLAVTQWKEEEPSSTSIYNLNDPWTPTVDFTNFINNESIAGQDLVAWVTAGFLHIPHSEDIPNTVTAGNGVGFFLRPYNFFDEDPSFYSADSVYFREDQDARACEVNPLACLPQTATCAPNIPAFSHGGFSHN; encoded by the exons ATGGATGTCTTTATTCTTTTGTACCTAGCTAGTGTTCTGGTAACAGGCATAGGTGAAGATGGGGCTGGAGGTAGGAAAGGAACAGAAAGGGAAAGTAAACTTCATGGCCCATGCATTCCACCCAGTGCCCAGCCCTGGACGCATCCTGGCCAGAGCCAGCTGTTTGCAGACCTGAGCCCAGAGGAGCTGACGGCTGTGATGAACTTTCTGACCCAGCAGCTGGGGCCAGGGCTGGTGGATGCAGCCCAGGCTCAGCCCTCGGACAACTGTGTCTTCTCAGTGGAGCTGCAGCTGCCCACCAAGGTGGAAGCATTGGCCCATCTGGACAGAGGAGGTCCGCCACCTGCTCGGGAGGCGCTGGCCATTGTCTTCTTTGGTGGACAACCCCAGCCCAATGTGAGTGAGCTGGTGGTGGGGCCTCTGCCTCACCCCTCCTACATACGGGATGTGACTGTGGAGCGCCATGGCGGCCCAGTGCCATATTATCGGCGCCCTGTGCTGGCCAGAGAATACCTGGACATAGACCAGATGATCTTTGATAGAGAACTACCCCAGGCTGCTGGGCTCCTCCACCACTGTTGCTTCTACAAACACCAGGGACGAAACCTGGTGACAATGAACACAGCTCCCCGTGGTCTGAAATCAGGGGACCGAGCCACCTGGTTTGGCCTCTACTACAACCTTTCAGGGACTGGGTTTTACCTGCACCCTGTGGGGTTGGAGCTGCTGGTAGACCACAAGGCCCTGGATCCTGCTCACTGGACCATCCAGAAGGTATTCTATCAAGGGCGCTATTATGAGAGTCTGGCCCAGTTGGAGGACCAGTTTGAGGCTGGCTTGGTGAATGTGGTGCTGATCCCAAACAATGGCACAGGTGGGTCCTGGTCCCTGAAGTCCCCGGTGCCCCCAGGGCCGGCTCCCCCTCTGCAGTTCCATCCTCAGGGCCCCCGCTTCAGCATCCAAGGGAGTCAAGTGACCTCCTCATTGTGGACTTTCTCCTTTGGCCTTGGAGCTTTCAGTGGCCTGAGGATCTTTGACATTCGATTCCAAGGAGAGAGGGTGGCCTATGAAGTCAGTGTCCAGGAGGCCTTGGCCGTGTATGGTGgaaattctcctgcttctctacGAAGTCGGTACACAGATGGTGGCTTTGGGTTAGGCCACTTCTCCTCCCCCTTAACCCGTGGGGTGGACTGTCCCTACCTGGCCACCTTTGTGGACTGGCACTTTCTTTTGGAGTCCCAGGTGCCCAAGACACTACGTGATGCCTTTTGTGTGTTTGAACAGAACCAGGGTCTCCCTCTGCGGCGACACCACTCAGATGTCCACTCCCGCTATTTTGGGGGTCTTGTGGAGACTGTGCTGGTCATCAGATCTGTGTCCACCATGCTGAACTATGACTATGTGTGGGATATGGTCTTCTACCACAATGGGGCCATAGAAGTCAAAGTTCATGCCACAGGCTACATCAGCTCAGCATTCCTCTTTGGTGCTGCCCAAAGGTATGGGAATCGAGTTGGGGAACACACACTGGGCACAGTCCATACTCATAGTGCCCACTTCAAGGTGGATCTGGATGTGGCAG GACTGGAGAATTGGGTCTGGGAAGAGGACATGGCCTTTGTCCCCACGGCTGTGCCCTGGAATCCTGAGCACCAGATACAAAGGCTACAGGTGACCCGGAAGGTGCTGGAAACAGAGGAGCAGGCTGCCTTCCCCCTGGGAGGTGCCATCCCCCGTTACCTCTACCTGGCCAGCAACCACAGAAACAAATGGGGTCACCCACGGGGTTACCGAATCCAGATGCTCAGCTTTGCTGGGGAGCCAGTGCCCCAAGACAGCTCCATGGAGAGAGCCTTCAGCTGGGGGAG GTACCAGCTGGCTGTGACCCAGTGGAAGGAGGAGGAACCCAGTAGCACCAGCATCTACAATTTGAATGACCCTTGGACACCAACTGTGGACTTTACCAACTTCATCAACAATGAAAGTATTGCAGGACAG GACTTGGTGGCCTGGGTGACAGCTGGTTTTCTGCACATCCCACACTCAGAGGATATTCCCAACACAGTAACTGCTGGGAATGGGGTGGGCTTCTTCCTCCGACCCTACAACTTCTTTGATGAGGACCCCTCCTTCTATTCTGCTGATTCTGTCTACTTCCGGGAGGACCAGGATGCTAGGGCCTGTGAGGTCAACCCCCTGGCTTGCCTGCCCCAGACTGCTACCTGTGCCCCCAACATCCCTGCCTTCTCCCATGGGGGCTTCTCTCACAACTAG